A genomic window from Silene latifolia isolate original U9 population chromosome Y, ASM4854445v1, whole genome shotgun sequence includes:
- the LOC141628160 gene encoding uncharacterized protein LOC141628160, with product MISCLFGFVEGKPPFQYLGMPIRTTRLQKQDSRECLVEKICTRIHGYGAKKFSYLWKIGVGESQATSLHSSWASLFVLPKGIIAKVDAVCRNFLWDNSADFHRVPLVAWDTVCRPKWEGGLGIHNLEMMNKALIGKLVNWIAEDKDTIWVNWVKHNYLKGRDWWTYKPGANTSWVWRRICKVKQDLLTAYTNGAWHSQGVGFTTASCYEWLMGSRPKVNWEKVIWNDWVIPKHQFMGWLLAHEAFKTKTKLIRYGVDIDASCWLCDQAPEDLEHLFFGCDYSSRIVQHLQQITGLVLPVGNCLHWCSQDTGTKMQRGVKAGLILGAIYQVWHQRNKCRTEGVLLRPQRAAQNIVADMKLRVHGKDEGKLTRLEIDWLRDIGIM from the coding sequence ATGATATCCTGTCTTTTTGGGTTTGTTGAGGGTAAACCGCCTTTCCAGTACCTTGGCATGCCAATCCGGACCACGAGATTACAAAAACAAGACTCGCGTGAGTGCTTAGTTGAGAAAATATGTACTAGAATTCATGGATATGGAGCTAAAAAATTCTCTTATCTTTGGAAGATTGGTGTTGGTGAAAGTCAGGCGACTTCACTTCATTCTTCTTGGGCATCTCTGTTTGTCCTTCCTAAGGGTATCATAGCTAAAGTGGATGCAGTCTGCAGAAATTTCCTCTGGGATAACAGTGCGGACTTCCATAGAGTCCCACTGGTGGCTTGGGACACAGTTTGTAGACCCAAATGGGAGGGTGGTTTAGGGATTCATAACCTGGAAATGATGAATAAAGCTTTGATTGGCAAGTTGGTAAACTGGATTGCAGAAGACAAAGACACAATATGGGTCAACTGGGTGAAGCATAATTACCTGAAAGGAAGGGACTGGTGGACGTATAAACCTGGAGCTAATACTAGCTGGGTATGGAGGAGAATATGCAAGGTTAAACAAGACTTACTTACAGCATATACCAATGGGGCTTGGCATTCCCAAGGAGTTGGATTCACCACAGCTAGTTGCTATGAATGGCTCATGGGGTCTCGTCCAAAGGTGAACTGGGAGAAGGTGATTTGGAATGATTGGGTTATCCCAAAACATCAATTCATGGGATGGCTCCTTGCTCATGAAGcattcaaaaccaaaaccaagctGATCAGATATGGGGTGGACATTGATGCCTCCTGCTGGTTATGTGACCAGGCACCTGAAGACCTGGAGCACCTGTTTTTTGGGTGTGATTATAGTTCCAGAATTGTTCAACACTTGCAACAGATTACTGGTTTAGTTCTTCCAGTTGGCAACTGCCTGCACTGGTGCTCACAGGACACTGGCACAAAGATGCAGAGGGGAGTGAAGGCAGGATTGATTCTAGGAGCAATCTATCAAGTATGGCACCAACGTAATAAATGCAGGACTGAAGGTGTTCTTCTCCGTCCACAGAGGGCAGCACAAAACATCGTGGCTGACATGAAGTTAAGAGTTCATGGTAAAGATGAAGGAAAGCTTACTCGACTAGAAATAGACTGGCTAAGAGATATTGGAATTATGTAA
- the LOC141628162 gene encoding uncharacterized protein LOC141628162 yields MNRVGKQKAINFFLQHKNIKLFGLLETKIKSRGLKNVFNNFNNWSISTNNGHHNGGRIWIVWQPHEVKVHFIEYNAQFIHMRIEPVETRKSFYVTMVYAFNSISDRAPLWDNLRKIASQVSGPWAIAGDFNCVLSAGERVGGNTPSGEMEPFRQCVADCGVIDIDAIGSLFTWNNKKKPEERIYSRIDRFLVNKDWCDHFPELYANFLPEGLMDHTPCIINSTKNCQRKRCFKYFNMWGASKEFLTTVRNNWKKGQWGTSMFRLVKNLKNLKPALKSLNKEGYGDIEHSTSRLQNHVHELQEKLGRDPADSQLLNAEYEASQALKLLSTARDSFLAQKAKQFWMKEGDANRAYFHGILKKRRNGNRVISIEDMKGKKCDSPELVQTAFLDYYMQLLGTKQTTSKIHRKIIEHGQKCNAEHSNY; encoded by the coding sequence ATGAATAGAGTAGGAAAACAAAAAGCAATCAATTTTTTCTTACAGCATAAAAACATTAAGCTATTTGGTCtcttagaaacaaaaataaagagtagAGGTCTGAAGAATGTTTTCAATAACTTCAATAATTGGAGCATTTCTACTAATAATGGACATCACAATGGTGGTAGGATCTGGATAGTGTGGCAACCTCATGAGGTTAAAGTCCATTTTATTGAGTATAATGCTCAATTCATCCATATGAGAATTGAACCTGTTGAGACTAGGAAATCCTTCTATGTTACAATGGTGTATGCTTTCAATTCTATTAGTGATAGAGCTCCTTTGTGGGATAATTTAAGAAAGATTGCAAGTCAGGTCAGTGGTCCATGGGCTATTGCGGGGGATTTTAACTGTGTGTTATCTGCTGGAGAAAGAGTAGGTGGCAACACTCCCTCTGGGGAGATGGAACCATTCAGACAATGTGTGGCAGATTGTGGAGTCATTGACATTGATGCTATAGGCTCCCTGTTTACCTGGAATAACAAAAAGAAACCTGAGGAGAGGATATATAGTAGGATTGATAGATTTTTGGTTAATAAAGACTGGTGTGATCATTTCCCTGAGCTTTATGCCAATTTCTTACCTGAAGGGCTAATGGATCACACCCCTTGCATTATTAACAGCACCAAAAATTGCCAAAGAAAACGCTGCTTCAAGTATTTCAACATGTGGGGGGCCTCAAAGGAGTTCTTGACTACTGTTAGAAACAACTGGAAAAAGGGACAGTGGGGTACTAGCATGTTCAGGCTAGTCAAAAATCTGAAAAACTTAAAACCTGCCTTGAAAAGTCTGAACAAAGAAGGGTATGGTGACATTGAACACTCAACCAGCAGATTGCAGAACCATGTCCATGAGTTGCAGGAAAAACTGGGAAGGGACCCTGCTGATTCACAGCTTCTAAACGCTGAGTATGAGGCTTCCCAGGCCTTAAAACTCTTGAGCACTGCCAGGGATAGCTTCTTAGCACAGAAGGCAAAACAATTCTGGATGAAAGAAGGGGATGCTAATAGAGCCTACTTCCATGGGATTCTCAAGAAGCGTAGGAATGGGAATAGGGTGATCTCTATAGAAGATATGAAAGGCAAGAAGTGTGACAGTCCTGAGCTTGTCCAGACTGCTTTCCTTGACTACTATATGCAGCTGCTTGGAACTAAGCAAACCACATCCAAAATTCACAGGAAGATAATTGAACATGGACAAAAATGTAATGCCGAACACAGCAATTACTAA